The Solanum lycopersicum chromosome 8, SLM_r2.1 DNA segment CTGACGAAGAATATCCAAGGAATTCCCTGCTGTGACATCTCCTGGAATTCGGACAGCAAGTCCCGGACCAGGAAATGGGTGACGCCTGAGAAAAGCCACAGGGATATTCATAATCTTTCCCATTGCACGAACCTGCGAGATAAGTGGAGTACAATAGTTCAAATCAGTCTGGAATGAAATGGAAAAATAGTATGGAGGAGATGCATGCAAAAGTTGTAGAAGACAAAATGAAACCTCATCCTTGAACAGAAGTTTCAGTGGCTCGATGAGCTTCAGCTTCATGTCCTTTGGGAGCCCTCCAACATTATGATGGCTCTTGATCGTATGTGAATGTGTTCTTCCACTTCCAGGTGGGGGACACGACTCTATTACATCAGGATACAATGTTCCTTGGACTAGGTAAGCAGGTTTCTTTCCCACTTTTTTCTCTAAATCATGGGcgaaaatatcaaatatgttGATGAACTCCTTCCCAataattttccttttcatttcagGCTCTGTCACACCTTTTAGTTTGCTGAGAAATTCTTCTGTAGCATCAACGCAGGTAACGGGCAAATGAAGGTCACTCTCAAAGGTTGCCATCACTCTTTCTCTCTCCTTGTACCTAAAAAAAGATGATGCAAAACCCATGTCAAAACCGTCATGGGTATGAAGCAGTCGCTAATGGATTAACCGAGTGAACAGAAAACTCCAACTTTTGCTGGGTTCttataaacttttattttttaatcagtTTGTGGTATTACTATTTGATGGGATAATCAGCAGCTATAGAGAAGTGGCAAGACTATAGACTTGCCTTAAAAGACCATTATCAACAAAAACACAGTGAAGCCTGTCTCCAATAGCCTTGTGTACCACGGTAGCTGCAACTGTGGAATCAACACCACCAGATAAAGCACAAATCACATGATCTTCAGGTCCTACCATAGCTTTAATTACTTTAATTTCTTCCTCCAGAACATCTTCCATGTTCCAGCCTGCTGTAATCTCGCAAATATCAAATAGGAAATGTCGTAGTGTTTCCATCCCTTCAATCGAGTGTGTCACCTATACAGCATTCATGTGGTCAGTGTGGATGAAATATTTTCTAGCACATTCAGAGATTCCAAAACTAGAAAATGCATAATCAGTCAGAAATGAATATCCTCAAATATCATGGTGACAACATAAATAACAAACAGAAAGAGCTAGTCTGAGGGTCCTATCCTATGAACCAACAAAGACCAAATAAATTTGCAACGAGTAGATCATAAAACCTAATCTTGTAAGGGCGGAAGGTCAATATGCTGTGggtttataacttttattttattagttaatggCATTTTTTCCCTCTTTCTATCGGTTCTGCGTGTGTTCACAAATATAGAGGCAGAAGTAGAGATCCTATAGAGTATTCTTCATTCTACCCTTTCCGCCCACTTCTGTATCTTTaacaagttatatgaagcaCACCTGATGTATCAGTCAATCAAACTCAATCAACTATCCATTTAGTActcaaaaaatcatcaaaatgatatCTTTTCATTCTATTTGTATATTCAATTATCCATTTAGTACTCAAAAAACCATCAAAATACTATCTTTTTATTCGATTTGTGTACTATCATCCATGTAGTactcaaaaaaatatcaaaatgctatcttttgtttctatttgtatactCTATCATCCACTTAGTAATCAAAGAATCATTAAATGCGATCTTTTTACTCTATTTGTATACTCTTATCATCCATTTAGTATCTTCACAATCAGTACTTCTATATCCAACCAAACACTAAATAATGATTCCAAATAAATTTGcaaagatcatttttttttacctcGGGATGATACTGCAACCCATAAAACTTTTTTTCCCTATTCTCAATGGCAGCAACAGCTCCCTGATTACTCCTCGCCACAACCTCAAACCCTTCCGGCAATTTCACAGCCTCATCACCATGGCTCATCCAAACAACCTGTTTATCCCCAATTTGCTTATTCCCAAACAACCCACTATTCTTCTGAACCTCAATTTCCATTCTCCCATACTCATGCTTCTCCCCAACCTTCACAACTCCACCAAGGTTCTGTACAAGCAACTGCAACCCATAACAAATCCCCAACACATGAATCCCTTGCGACTCCACATACTCAATAAAGCCAGAAGGAAAACACGGCGCACCGTCAGCGTGGACACTGTGAGGTCCACCTGAAAGGATAATAACACGAGGGTTGAGCTCGGTTATGGAGTCTAACGAAGAAGTGCCATTGATACAGAGTGAGAAAACTGATAAACTTCGAATTCGGCGAGTGATGAGATGGGTGTATTGAGAACCGTAATCTAGGATGAGTACGAGGTTGGATTTCTTCGCCTGAGTTAGAGGTTCCATTGCCGGAAAAAGGAGAGAGCTGACGGAGAATATACAGAGAAAAAAATGGAGGCTAGGGTTTATGGAATGGTTTATGAAGGGCGGGAAGATGACAATTTTATATGGTTTTGTGGGGccaacataatatatttttaaaatgataaaataatatttgaaaaattgagttgtattttatcaaaaattaaaattgaagttgTTGAGAAGGAtgcaaataaaaaagatttcaTCAAATTCTAAAACCTCACTAGCTGTTACTCAGAAAATTGCACTAAACATGAGAAATACTCTTCGTCCccttttatttgttatgttacGTTTTTcgaaattcaattttattaaattatattacattaattcgatagTTTAAACAAAAGAATTGGATATtcaaaaagtactataaattgcaatttcttgcatattaatatgatgaaaaaaatacattttaaaatgttagtcaaaatttttataatgtaaCTCTAAAACTATAAACCACGACAAACAATACTGGATGGAAGGAGCAGTAGGGATAGTTGAATTGTATCGAGTATTGAATGAAAAAGGGAGGAAAAGTTGAAGTCGAGCAATGATACAtgatatacacatatatatgaggaattttcacatatagccactcaAAAATAGTCTAATTACTCTTCAtaagctatagtttgataattacaatttgtagctacatgttatagggaggggaaaggcgagcgagactgggagaaaGGATAAAGGCAAGAGAGATAGGGGAAGGCGTgagagaaaggtgaattgtatatgtatatcggttagataattgtatattatacatatgcatctGTATATATAGCaagtgagattgggagagggaggagagagacgagcaagattgggagagaggtgaattgtatatatataccgGTTAGAtaactgtatattatacatatgtatttgtatatatgccaagagacattgggagagggaggagagaggcgagagggAGGGAAAAGAGTGTGAGagagatgaattgtatatgtatatgagttagataattgtatattatacatatgtatttgtatatatgacaagagagattgggagagaaaggagagaggagagagagagtGAAAGAGAGCTGAATTGTATGTGAATATCGATTATATAAGTATATTAcacatgtatttgtatattaaggcaaatcatacatatacaaacatgattaattatacaaactcgaaat contains these protein-coding regions:
- the LOC101256508 gene encoding uncharacterized protein, with the protein product MEPLTQAKKSNLVLILDYGSQYTHLITRRIRSLSVFSLCINGTSSLDSITELNPRVIILSGGPHSVHADGAPCFPSGFIEYVESQGIHVLGICYGLQLLVQNLGGVVKVGEKHEYGRMEIEVQKNSGLFGNKQIGDKQVVWMSHGDEAVKLPEGFEVVARSNQGAVAAIENREKKFYGLQYHPEVTHSIEGMETLRHFLFDICEITAGWNMEDVLEEEIKVIKAMVGPEDHVICALSGGVDSTVAATVVHKAIGDRLHCVFVDNGLLRYKERERVMATFESDLHLPVTCVDATEEFLSKLKGVTEPEMKRKIIGKEFINIFDIFAHDLEKKVGKKPAYLVQGTLYPDVIESCPPPGSGRTHSHTIKSHHNVGGLPKDMKLKLIEPLKLLFKDEVRAMGKIMNIPVAFLRRHPFPGPGLAVRIPGDVTAGNSLDILRQVDEIFIQSIKDAGIYDEIWQAFAVFLPVKTVGVQGDQRTHSHAVALRAVTSQDGMTADWYYFDFKFLDDVSRKICNSVRGVNRVLLDITSKPPSTIEWE